The nucleotide sequence TGCCATCCTGACTTTCTATATAATCGATTTCGGGTGGATCAAATAAGATTATTTTATCGTCTACTTTAGCTGGGATCTTTAATAAACTTGTCGTCATGGATGTGCTTTCCGTTTCAACGGAAGCTGTATCTCCGTCTTGATACTCAACTTCCACTTGTTGTAGTCCTTTACTTTGTAATTTGTATGGTACGTCACCAAGCAACAATGCATGCTCCATGTTGGACACTAACACGAGCACAGGAATATGCTTTTCCTTGATTTGTTGTAGCATTCTAATAAACGTATTAGTGGATCGAATATCAAGATTATAAATCGGCTCCCTGAAGATCATCGGACTGGTACCACTCATATAGTATTTAGCAAAGTGGACACGACGCCTTTCGGAACCAGAGCATTTATGTAAAGGGGATTTAGCGCAGTTTTGCAAATCAAATAAGACCAGAATCTCTGGAATTGGAGTGGAACAGCGAAACCATTTATGATAAAAAACGATATTCGCTTCCACAGTCAAACGTTCATACAGCCCTTCCTTATGGTCAAAAATAGGAAACTTGTTATGACTTTGCAGAAAGCTTATCAATTCCTCCTGCATATCAGCATCACAGTAAAGAGCGGTAGCAGAGGTTTCATCCACCGTAAGCGAAAAGGAAGGCAGCAAGTCACTTTCAAATGCTTCATTGTCAATTTTAAAATATACCATTTATTGATAACTCCTATTCCGTGAAACATTATACTGTTTTTAGTATAGCATGATGTAGTCTATAAGCATTTATAAAAATGGAACTATTTATAGGGTTTTGTGGGGTTACCCATCACATCAACTATAAGGAAAAATATCCATCGTTGTAGGGTATGCGCCTATATTCGGGCCCCTTAATCATTCCTAATACTTCTTGTTTCGACGAATGTCATCTGGCGACTTTTTTTAAAAATAGTGCCGAAACCATTAATAGTCGTTGTTTTAGTGTTTGCAATGTTAGTTGTATTGGATCTGATTTTTAACCCGTTTGATATTCATATCAATG is from Radiobacillus kanasensis and encodes:
- a CDS encoding response regulator transcription factor, which produces MVYFKIDNEAFESDLLPSFSLTVDETSATALYCDADMQEELISFLQSHNKFPIFDHKEGLYERLTVEANIVFYHKWFRCSTPIPEILVLFDLQNCAKSPLHKCSGSERRRVHFAKYYMSGTSPMIFREPIYNLDIRSTNTFIRMLQQIKEKHIPVLVLVSNMEHALLLGDVPYKLQSKGLQQVEVEYQDGDTASVETESTSMTTSLLKIPAKVDDKIILFDPPEIDYIESQDGKAVIVINDTSYTMDYTLAKMEKKLELYGFYRCHRSYIVNLQKVREIITWSKNTYSLRIDNKVQSTIPLSRNKIQDIQDKFNL